One window of the Tautonia marina genome contains the following:
- the hisI gene encoding phosphoribosyl-AMP cyclohydrolase: MTSSTPTPTEPAFLDTLKWTADGLIPAIVQDAESGDVLMMAWMDRPAILRTLETGQTHFYSRSRGQSWHKGGSSGHVQHVEEIRLDCDADVLLIRARQIGGACHEGYRSCFFRKVTPDGQLETTGSPVFDPGAVYGQGH; encoded by the coding sequence GTGACTTCCTCCACCCCCACCCCGACCGAACCGGCCTTTCTCGACACCTTGAAATGGACCGCCGACGGCCTCATCCCGGCCATCGTCCAGGATGCCGAATCGGGCGACGTCCTCATGATGGCCTGGATGGATCGCCCCGCCATCCTCCGCACCCTCGAAACCGGCCAGACCCACTTCTACTCCCGGTCGCGCGGCCAGTCATGGCACAAAGGCGGCAGCTCCGGCCACGTGCAGCACGTCGAGGAAATTCGGCTCGACTGCGACGCCGACGTGCTCCTCATCCGCGCCCGCCAAATCGGCGGCGCCTGTCACGAAGGCTACCGCTCCTGTTTCTTCCGCAAGGTCACGCCCGACGGACAGCTCGAAACCACCGGCTCCCCCGTCTTCGACCCCGGCGCGGTTTACGGCCAGGGGCATTGA